The genomic stretch AAGTATAAGTAGCTAGCCTGCGTAATCCATCTAAAGTGCCGAGATATAATCTACCTAAGTAGTAAGGTAATCCCCAAGTCACAACTTGGTAAAAAACGCCTGATAGTCCATCATATAAACCTAAATCGTTAGTCATTGATGATGGCAAAGGACATAAGCACCAAACTAACATTGGTACATCAAGCCAGCTAAAACGAAAAGAACTGAAGCGTTTAATGTCAAAAACAATAGTTGCCAGTAGAATGCCGTAACAAGTTGCAGCGATTTTAGTATAGTTTGGTATTCCCGGCAGTTCAAAACTTACTACAGGTAGGAATAGCCACGCAATGATAAAACTCAGAATCACAGCTTTCTGAGTTGGCATCCACCTAAACAGAAAAAGTACAAATGGAATCCAGCCGAAAATAACAACGTATACTAAAGGGTTCATATTTTTCTAGTCTTTAGTTTATATTCTTGTCTTGTGCTTGAGGTATTTTCCTGCATCAATCAAGATTGGAGGAAGTAATTTTTTGAGAGTAGTTTTGGCTGCCAAACCTAAAGAATTTTTATTTTTTTCTAGTAATTGATTTTCTCCTGGACGAACCCGGAACATAGTTGAATGAGGACTAGAAGTTTCTGTAGACGGTCGTCCATTACTGTAGTAATACAGCGCCAGTGATTTCCGTGTCTGCCCTTGCGGACTATTTAATGGTTCCGGATGTCCATGATAAGAAGAGTCTGTTGTATTGAAAATCACGCATCGATTAAATACTGGTAATATTTTTTTTACACAGTGGCTCATCTGCTGATCCCATAATTCTAGATGACCACCATATTCTTCTTGCCAATTTTGATTGAGATAAAGTAAAAGATTTAATCGACGATCCAGTCGCAGTTTTCTATGCCAATTAAAGTCTGCATGTATCTTTAAGTAACCACCTCTTTCTATTTGATGAAGTCCACCTCCCTCAAAATGAGGATCGGGAATTAACCCGTCAATGCCTGTAAGAGTTTCTAAAAAATTAATAAAAACTGAAGAATTTAATTGATACAACAGAAATCGTGTTGTATCTCCCATTTGTAACTCATTTTTTGATGCTAATTTCTTTTCAGCCGAAGCATCAAATTTCTGCCAATCAATCTTATCTACTTTTGGAAATTCATCAAGAATACTTTCTAATATAAACTCAGGCAAAAAGTTATCGATAACAATGTGTGGAAATGGTTCTACCTCATTGTAAGCTTCTCGATATTTAATTGCTAACTTGTTTAAGTAGTCTGCTTCAATGTAAAACATTGTGTTTGTATACATAATTGTTCCTCTGTATGATTATCTAATATAAATTTAAGAGCTAATTTACTTAGGGTTTGTAGAGATAAAAATTAGCTTGATCGCCATCTTTTTGTCTATTTAACTCTATAGCTTTTTTCTCAAAACTCGTCATTTGCTCTTGAGAAAAAATAGGTTTTTTGGAATTAAAAGCATGAGATGAGCTATCCATTATCGGTATATTCTTAATTATCTGCTCACTGCCCCAAAACTGATAAGAGTTTGAATTATATTCGACATCTAAAAATTTTAAGCCTGCTTGACTTGTCAAAATTTCCATACTTCTAATTGTATGTATAAAGAAGTGACGTGGAGCATCGATTTGTACCCAATTAACACCATACTTTCGCCAAGCAAAAGAGGGAATTATGGGAATTCCAATGACCACATAACCCTGAGTATTTAACAAACTGTATAGTTTCTGAAGTACAGCTAAAGGTTTGGGCATATGTTCAAAGGAGTGATTGAGAAATATTAAATCGAATTGTCCTTCTATTTCATCTAGATATTTTTTTAAAATTTTGACTCCATTTTCGTAAAAAATATCTTTCTCTATGAAAGGATCTACGCCTGTAACATTAATAAATCCATCAGTTCGCATATTGAGAAGATATGTGCCAACTCCACAACCTACATCTAGAATTTTTGCTGTTAATGGCAATTTCAGTTTTCTCAGCCAATCATAATAATTGTAAATAGGTAATCTATACATTTTTCTCAAGATTTTTGTTAAAAAAATCTCCAGATTAGTATTTCCAGAAATTAAGTATTTCATTCTCTGACGTCTGAGAAAAGTTTTAAGATTTTTTTCCTTCTCAACGCTAGGTAATTGAAACGCATAAAAATTGTCAGGATAATATTTGGAAATATCATTGGGTATATCTTTAATCTGTAAGCAGCCACATTGTCCACATTCAAAATATTCAAATTCATCTCTAAATCCAAACATCATTTCTCTGACAACATAAGATTTGTTATCAAGCGAATTATGGCAAATTTCACAGATAGTCATTTTCTTCAACAACTCATCACAACTAGGAAGTAAATAGTAACTTGATGGGAAGTCCCCATCCGAAAATAATGCGACTACAGATAATGAAAGTGAGTGAAGTTAGAAATATAAAAGTAGCCTGAATATCTTGTTTTAAGCAGGCAAGTTTCTCTCGCCAAAGACCATAAGTAACTATTCCATAGAAAGGAAGGTCATTGAGTGCAACTACAATCACAGCTCCGGCTATACCCATAAGATGGAACCCAAGAGGCAAGCCAATAATCATAAAAATAAACTTGGCAAGGCTGGCGATCGCTGCATATTTAGCTTTGCCAATAGCAAAAAGAGATGTATCAATTGTTTGGGTAAGTATGCGAGGCCATATACCAAAGGCTAACAGTGGAAACATCCAACTTGCTTGCATATATCTTTGGTCGTATAAGGTCAAAATCAGGAAATCTCCGAAGCTAACCATAACTGTCAAGCCCAATGCCATCGCAATCAGAACAGGCTTGCGGTTGTTTTTGATTTTGGCACGAAAAATTTCGCGGGGCAGGTCAGCAGATTTAGAAAACACAGGAAAAAATACCTTACTACTGATTGCCAAAAGTACCTGACGCGGAATGTCAGCAAGTGCAAAAGCAATGCCATACACACCTAAAACCTCGATGGGAATTAATTTGCCAAGAATTAGCCGATCTGATTGTTCAGCCAGAAAATATAGAGCTGTCGAAACAAAGATCCATTTACCA from Chlorogloeopsis sp. ULAP01 encodes the following:
- a CDS encoding 2OG-Fe(II) oxygenase, whose protein sequence is MYTNTMFYIEADYLNKLAIKYREAYNEVEPFPHIVIDNFLPEFILESILDEFPKVDKIDWQKFDASAEKKLASKNELQMGDTTRFLLYQLNSSVFINFLETLTGIDGLIPDPHFEGGGLHQIERGGYLKIHADFNWHRKLRLDRRLNLLLYLNQNWQEEYGGHLELWDQQMSHCVKKILPVFNRCVIFNTTDSSYHGHPEPLNSPQGQTRKSLALYYYSNGRPSTETSSPHSTMFRVRPGENQLLEKNKNSLGLAAKTTLKKLLPPILIDAGKYLKHKTRI
- a CDS encoding class I SAM-dependent methyltransferase, whose protein sequence is MTICEICHNSLDNKSYVVREMMFGFRDEFEYFECGQCGCLQIKDIPNDISKYYPDNFYAFQLPSVEKEKNLKTFLRRQRMKYLISGNTNLEIFLTKILRKMYRLPIYNYYDWLRKLKLPLTAKILDVGCGVGTYLLNMRTDGFINVTGVDPFIEKDIFYENGVKILKKYLDEIEGQFDLIFLNHSFEHMPKPLAVLQKLYSLLNTQGYVVIGIPIIPSFAWRKYGVNWVQIDAPRHFFIHTIRSMEILTSQAGLKFLDVEYNSNSYQFWGSEQIIKNIPIMDSSSHAFNSKKPIFSQEQMTSFEKKAIELNRQKDGDQANFYLYKP
- a CDS encoding oligosaccharide flippase family protein, producing MTSLKKLAISGAVWTFAGYGASQILRFGSNLVLTRLLFPELFGLMALINTFIIGLNLFSDIGIGQSIIQNERGDETAFLNTAWTLQVIRGFVLWLCCALIAWPIANFYGEPQLLWLLPVVGLNTIISGFNSTALFTLNRHLAVRKLAIFELSVQTISLTVMIIWAALSRSIWALVIGGLVNALLWMIGSHRLNSGTPNHFVWDRNAVKAILSFGKWIFVSTALYFLAEQSDRLILGKLIPIEVLGVYGIAFALADIPRQVLLAISSKVFFPVFSKSADLPREIFRAKIKNNRKPVLIAMALGLTVMVSFGDFLILTLYDQRYMQASWMFPLLAFGIWPRILTQTIDTSLFAIGKAKYAAIASLAKFIFMIIGLPLGFHLMGIAGAVIVVALNDLPFYGIVTYGLWREKLACLKQDIQATFIFLTSLTFIICSRIIFGWGLPIKLLFTS